The sequence below is a genomic window from Dictyostelium discoideum AX4 chromosome 5 chromosome, whole genome shotgun sequence.
gatgaggatgatgatgattttgaaagaGATGATTCTTTAACACCacttttatcatcatcagaatctttattaaatagttactatgatgatgatactgTAGTTTCAAATATTTCTTCACCATTCTCTTCACCTTCAAATagatatataatttaatagataaaataataataaataaattaatttaaacttaaaataaaaatagtaataaaataataaaagtcggtatttatagttttaattttttttttttttttatattgttttaaCTTTATgtgtatttatttaaacaatgGTACCGGCATTGGTGGCAACCTTTGGCCATAAATCGGAGCATTCCTTGGCGACTGGTCCGAGAATGTTACCTTTGACTTCACCTTTTGGATTACACATAACACCAGCGTTATCTTCGAAATAGATGTAAACACCATCCTTTCTCTTCCAGTGTTTTCTTTGTCTGACAACTAAACCAGTGCaaactaaaattatttttaaaaaaaaatgaaaaattactattaatatccATTGTATTTCCTCGTtctaaataaaaactttaaaactatgctaaaaaatctaaatacCTTTCTTTCTTAATTCTGGTTTACCCTTTTTGACGGTAGCCATGACCATATCACCAACACCTGCGGATGGTAATCTAAAATTTTGGTTAGTTTTTGTTTCATTTGTtcatattattgttgtttgttttattatattacaTACCTATTTAAACGACCTTTGATACCTTTGACGGCAATGACGTATAAATTTTTGGCACCAGAATTATCAGCACTGTTCA
It includes:
- the rpl23 gene encoding S60 ribosomal protein L23, with the translated sequence MSKAQAVGSNYRVSLGLPVGAVMNSADNSGAKNLYVIAVKGIKGRLNRLPSAGVGDMVMATVKKGKPELRKKVCTGLVVRQRKHWKRKDGVYIYFEDNAGVMCNPKGEVKGNILGPVAKECSDLWPKVATNAGTIV